In Bombina bombina isolate aBomBom1 chromosome 6, aBomBom1.pri, whole genome shotgun sequence, a single genomic region encodes these proteins:
- the LOC128664809 gene encoding protocadherin gamma-B1-like, protein MADLTIQQAKSYKGLQWQVLFSILFLGFCHSISAQLHYSIFEEMKKGSIVGNIAKDLGLNIKDLSFRKVRIVSRASEKYFTLNVENGNLYVKERLDRETLCGADIICLLTFDVVVESPLNVFHATIEIQDINDNAPRFFYKTTEFEIVEFTSPGARFALQNAQDPDVGSNSVLNYRLSDNQHFILSEKIGSDGSKTPELVLEKPLDREIKDIYDLTLTAADNGSPIQTGDLLIKIIITDVNDNIPIFTQDIYKVTIKENTQIDSTLICVHAADKDDGINGEITYSFSSIPENALNIFDINPKSGEIKTNENLDFEEARHYEISVQAKDGGGLVAHCKLLIEILDVNDNAPDISITSMSTSVPEDSLPGTVVALIEVHDQDSGDNSVVDCQVIEKVPFTLIISSGNYYKIVTTSAVDRETAPSYNITILATDKGLPSLSSKKILTVEISDINDNAPVFLKNLYIAYIPENNPPGSSIYSIYATDLDIGENAKLIYSICVINTEEHSTSSYLSINPVTGVLYSQCSFDYEEQKEFYIQIMARDSGSPPLSSNATLKISIVDLNDNVPEILYPMAASESDSTLIEMVPLGSEEGSLVSKVVAVDADSGHNAWLSYHFIQVSEPSLFTIDHRTGEIRTSHALKKNDILRQRVIIMVKDNGNPYLSATVTLNLFIAEHFYKVLPELSEKVHNEEPQSDLKIYLAIALALISFLFILTIVLVIIFRCKHSKSSTNFGPPTTNLYSQVDPRLLSQWSNGTLPPYSYNVCVALDSSESDYTFRKPVQNVPVDNLIDHEDSTVENETTTEATSNNVLFQCEIQCGEDHVTMTSPLAEHEAPVIVNQVHRGC, encoded by the exons ATGGCTGATTTAACAATCCAACAAGCAAAATCATACAAGGGACTCCAATGGCAAGTACTGTTTTCTATCTTATTTTTGGGGTTTTGTCATTCAATTTCTGCTCAGCTTCATTATTCTATTTTTGAAGAAATGAAAAAGGGCTCTATTGTAGGCAATATTGCAAAAGATCTTGGATTAAATATTAAGGATTTGTCATTTAGAAAAGTCAGAATTGTATCTCGTGCCTCTGAAAAGTATTTTACTTTAAATGTAGAAAATGGTAATCTATATGTTAAAGAAAGATTAGATAGAGAGACATTATGTGGAGCAGATATAATATGTCTCCTAACCTTTGATGTAGTGGTTGAAAGTCCCTTGAATGTTTTTCATGCTACAATTGAAATACAAGATATAAATGATAATGCTCCAAGATTTTTTTACAAAACAACTGAATTTGAAATTGTTGAATTTACTTCGCCTGGAGCAAGATTTGCTTTGCAAAATGCACAAGATCCAGATGTTGGCAGTAACTCAGTATTAAACTATAGGCTTAGTGATAATCAGCATTTTATACTGAGTGAAAAAATTGGCAGTGATGGAAGCAAAACACCAGAACTTGTATTAGAAAAACCTTTGGACAGGGAAATAAAGGACATATATGATTTAACACTAACAGCAGCAGATAATGGAAGTCCTATCCAAACTGGTGatcttttaattaaaataattataactgATGTTAATGACAACATTCCTATATTTACTCAAGATATATATAAAGTGACTATAAAAGAAAATACCCAAATTGATTCTACACTTATCTGTGTGCATGCAGCTGATAAAGATGATGGCATTAATGGAGAAATAACATACTCTTTTAGCAGTATTCCAGAAAATGCTCTAAATATATTTGATATCAACCCTAAAAGTggagaaataaaaacaaatgaaaattTGGATTTTGAAGAAGCAAGACATTATGAAATCTCAGTGCAAGCAAAGGACGGTGGTGGTCTGGTTGCCCATTGCAAATTATTAATAGAAATTTTAGATGTAAATGATAATGCACCTGATATATCAATAACTTCAATGTCTACATCAGTTCCAGAGGATTCCCTACCTGGCACAGTAGTAGCACTAATTGAAGTTCATGACCAAGATTCAGGAGATAATAGTGTAGTTGACTGTCAAGTTATAGAAAAGGTACCTTTTACATTAATAATATCATCAGGTAACTATTATAAAATAGTTACAACAAGTGCAGTTGATAGAGAAACAGCACCTAGTTATAATATTACAATTCTCGCAACAGACAAAGGACTTCCTTCTCTGTCCAGCAAAAAAATATTAACTGTAGAAATATCTGATATAAATGATAATGCGCctgtttttttaaagaatttgtacaTTGCCTATATACCtgaaaataatccacctggatcaTCCATATATAGTATTTATGCCACTGATCTTGATATTGGAGAGAATGCTAAGCTAATTTATTCTATTTGTGTCATAAATACGGAGGAGCATTCAACATCCTCATATCTTTCTATTAACCCAGTGACTGGAGTTCTCTATTCACAGTGCTCTTTTGACTATGAGGAACAGAAAgaattttatatacaaataatgGCCAGGGATAGTGGATCACCACCTCTCAGCAGTAATGCAACTCTCAAGATCTCTATAGTTGATCTTAATGATAATGTACCAGAAATCCTCTATCCTATGGCAGCAAGTGAATCAGATTCAACTTTAATTGAAATGGTTCCACTTGGTTCTGAAGAAGGGTCATTAGTATCAAAGGTGGTAGCAGTAGATGCTGATTCTGGACACAATGCTTGGCTTTCTTATCATTTTATACAAGTATCAGAACCATCTCTTTTCACTATTGATCACCGTACAGGAGAAATCAGGACATcgcatgctttaaaaaaaaatgatatattaagACAAAGAGTTATAATTATGGTAAAGGATAATGGAAATCCTTACCTCTCAGCCACAGTTACTTTAAATCTGTTTATTGCAGAGCATTTTTATAAGGTGCTTCCTGAACTCAGTGAGAAAGTCCACAATGAAGAGCCTCAatctgatttaaaaatatatttagcaatagCATTGGcacttatttcatttttatttattctaaCAATTGTGTTAGTAATAATATTCAGATGTAAGCATTCAAAGTCTTCTACAAATTTTGGTCCGCCAACCACAAATCTGTATTCTCAAGTTGACCCCAGATTGCTTTCTCAATGGAGCAATGGAACATTACCACCTTACTCATATAATGTTTGCGTAGCCTTAGATTCAAGTGAAAGTGATTATACTTTTCGAAAGCCTGTTCAGAATGTTCCAGTCGACAATCTGATTGATCATGAAGACTCAACAGTTGAGAATGAAACTACGACTGAAGCAACATCTAATAATGTACTCTTTCAG TGTGAGATCCAGTGTGGGGAGGATCATGTGACTATGACGTCACCATTAGCTGAACACGAAGCTCCAGTAATTGTGAATCAGGTTCACAGAGGTTGTTAA